The Pirellulales bacterium genomic interval CCACATAATTGTTCTGTTGCTGGCGGCCGTCGCCGGCGCGTCGGCTTGCGCTTCGCTTGTTCGTGCGGCGGATTCACCGCCGCAGCGCAGTATTCGCGTGCTGATTTGGGACGAGCAGCAGCCGGAGCAAAAGCAAGCCTACGAGAATTTTCTCGGCAATCAAATTGCGTCGCATTTGAAATCGCTGCCGGGCATCGCCGTTCGCACGGCCCGGCTCGACGATCCCGAGCAAGGGCTGACGGCCGACGTGCTCGACAATTGCGATGTGCTGATCTGGTGGGGCCACAAGCGCAATCGCGAAGTGAAGCCGGAAAAAGGCCGCGAAATCGTCGAGCGAATCAAGGCCGGCAAGCTCTCGCTGATCGCGCTGCACTCGGCCCACTGGTCGACGCCGTTCGTGGAAGCGATGGCCGAACGGGCCAAGACCGACGCCATGGCCAATCTGCCGCCCGAGCAACGTGCGACCGCCCGGCTCACGACGATTCCGGCCGTGCTCAACAAGGTGCCCTCGCCCGACGACCTGCTGACGCCAAGCGTACACTACCGCAAGAAGCCGGATCAGCCGGTCGAAGCGACGCTACGGTTGCCGAACTGCATCTTTCCTTCCTACCGGGCCGACGGCAAGCCGAGCCACATCGTGACGCTGCTGCCCCAGCATCCGATTGCGCAGGGCATTCCGCATGAATTCGTGTTGCCGCAAACGGAGATGTACAACGAGCCGTTTCATGTGCCCCAGCCCGATGCGGTGGTGTTCGAAGAGCACTTTGAGCCCGGCGAATGGTTTCGCAGCGGCAGCGTGTGGCAAGTCGGGCGGGGGCGTGTGTTCTATTTCCGCCCCGGCCACGAGATCTATCCGATCTACAAAAACCCGACGGTATTGAAGATCATCGAAAACGCCGTCCGCTGGCTGGGTGCGAAGCCGTAGGTCCGGCCGCTACGACGAAGCGACGAAGCATTGCTCACGCGGAGACGCGGGGGACGAGGAGACGCATTAGGGCAGAAGGTGTGCCACTGGCAAGCGCAGTCTGCCAGTGCCGCGCCGCAGGGTGTGCCACTGGCAAGCGCAGTCTGCCAGTGCGGCGCCGCGAGTTCGGATTGCATTCTCGATCGACCTAAAATTGCCCGGCCATCCTCTTCTCTTTTCTCTCCGCGCCCGCCGCGTCTCCGCGTGAGTCTGCTTCGTCCTTAAGCGCCGTATTTCGCCAGCCGGCCTGCGTTCGCCAGCGCCAATAGCATCAAATACTTGGCCTCAAATTGGCCGAGGCCGCCGTGCAGGGCTTCGCTTTCGCCGAATTTCTTGCCCGGATCGCAGCGGCAGCAGTCGGACACCAAGAGCGTCGGCACCGGGTGCCAACTGTGGCTCTTCAAATAGCTCGGCGTGCTGTGGTCGCCGGTGACGATCAGCACCGCCGGCTTCAGACCCGTGATCCCTGGCATCGCGGCGTCGAGTTCCTCGATCCGCTTCACTTTGTTTTCGAAGGCACCGTCTTCGCCGGTCGAATCGGTGTATTTGAAATGGAGGAAGAAAAAATCGAAATCATTCCAATGCTGTTGCAACACGGCCACCTGTTCGGCGAGCGTTTGCGCTTGGCCGACGATTTTCATGCCGACCAATCGGGCCAGGCCCTTATACATCGGATACACGGCAATCGCCGCGGCCCGCAGGCCATACACTTCTTCGTAGCTCGGCAAGTTCGGCTTGGCCGAGAAGCCGCGGAGCGTGACGCCGTTGGCCTTTTTTTCGCCCGCCAGAATACGCCGGGCTTCGGCGACGAATTTGGCGGCCATCTCGGCCGTGCGCTGACTCGCCGGATCGTGGGCCTTCGGCTCCAGCGGCGGAACTCCGGTGATCTGCGGATCGGTGTCGTATACGTCGCCCTTCAGTCCGTCGCCGCGCAGCACGACCACGAAGCGATGTTCTTTGACCGGTTCGACGAACACTTCGATTCCCGGCAGCTTCGCTTCGCGCAGCCGGATGGCGAGGGCCCGGCTTTCCTCGCTGGGAATGCGGCCGGCGCGGCGGTCGCTGATATTGCCGGCCGAATCGAGCGTGCAGAAATTGCCGCGGATGGCGACATCGCGCGGCGTGAGCTCGAAGCCGATGCCGGTGGCCTCGAGGGCGCCGCGGCCGATAACATATTCCAACGGATCATAGCCGAACAGGCCGAGATGGCCGGGCCCGCTGCCGGGCGTGATGCCGGGTTTGACGGGAATGCTCAAGCCGAGCGTGCCGCGGGCGGCCAGCGCGTCGAGATTCGGAGT includes:
- a CDS encoding ThuA domain-containing protein, with amino-acid sequence MLLASAVCQCRAASKEGIGYDRIALSYTMMFARIRHIIVLLLAAVAGASACASLVRAADSPPQRSIRVLIWDEQQPEQKQAYENFLGNQIASHLKSLPGIAVRTARLDDPEQGLTADVLDNCDVLIWWGHKRNREVKPEKGREIVERIKAGKLSLIALHSAHWSTPFVEAMAERAKTDAMANLPPEQRATARLTTIPAVLNKVPSPDDLLTPSVHYRKKPDQPVEATLRLPNCIFPSYRADGKPSHIVTLLPQHPIAQGIPHEFVLPQTEMYNEPFHVPQPDAVVFEEHFEPGEWFRSGSVWQVGRGRVFYFRPGHEIYPIYKNPTVLKIIENAVRWLGAKP
- a CDS encoding 2,3-bisphosphoglycerate-independent phosphoglycerate mutase — protein: MDMHHLTRELKQAADSKIVLLVADGLGGLPLEPGGMTELETARTPNLDALAARGTLGLSIPVKPGITPGSGPGHLGLFGYDPLEYVIGRGALEATGIGFELTPRDVAIRGNFCTLDSAGNISDRRAGRIPSEESRALAIRLREAKLPGIEVFVEPVKEHRFVVVLRGDGLKGDVYDTDPQITGVPPLEPKAHDPASQRTAEMAAKFVAEARRILAGEKKANGVTLRGFSAKPNLPSYEEVYGLRAAAIAVYPMYKGLARLVGMKIVGQAQTLAEQVAVLQQHWNDFDFFFLHFKYTDSTGEDGAFENKVKRIEELDAAMPGITGLKPAVLIVTGDHSTPSYLKSHSWHPVPTLLVSDCCRCDPGKKFGESEALHGGLGQFEAKYLMLLALANAGRLAKYGA